In one window of Candidatus Scalindua sp. DNA:
- a CDS encoding 3D domain-containing protein, translated as MKSRNNMVHFLLAAVFLCMILPVGCSTAVKKPVLSSIEPGIGLSEISDPNQLPEFKDDYGKIMLLYAIDNSRLYFNGVQSYHTSYDSIGFTPAKQKETLSFFRDGYLQCKNSQELNEFITRNFRIFQAVGKDSRGEVHFSGYGTHLNDASVTEKWTYAISNGSLGVPLSSMRSIATGKGIFPPGGLAFAVIENGSAGGGNQKGQVGKSFFVLDQDTRSSINTADRADIFFGVGNDAIKKAGGLNANGKLYYLLKR; from the coding sequence ATGAAATCAAGAAATAACATGGTTCATTTTTTACTGGCAGCTGTATTTTTATGCATGATCTTACCGGTCGGGTGTTCTACCGCGGTGAAAAAACCGGTTCTTTCATCAATTGAACCGGGAATTGGTCTGTCAGAAATTTCCGATCCAAATCAACTGCCTGAGTTTAAAGATGATTATGGCAAAATAATGCTGCTCTATGCGATAGACAACAGCAGGTTATATTTTAATGGCGTTCAGTCTTACCACACAAGCTATGATTCAATAGGATTTACACCAGCAAAACAGAAAGAAACCTTATCTTTTTTTCGTGACGGATACCTTCAGTGTAAGAATTCTCAGGAACTGAACGAATTTATCACCAGGAATTTCAGAATTTTTCAAGCTGTTGGTAAAGATTCGAGAGGAGAAGTTCATTTTTCCGGTTATGGAACACACCTGAATGATGCAAGTGTTACTGAAAAATGGACATACGCAATCTCCAACGGTTCATTAGGGGTACCGCTTTCCTCAATGAGAAGCATAGCTACCGGCAAAGGGATCTTTCCGCCAGGCGGACTTGCTTTTGCGGTTATAGAAAATGGGAGTGCGGGAGGTGGCAACCAGAAAGGGCAGGTTGGAAAATCATTTTTTGTTCTGGATCAGGACACAAGGAGTTCCATCAATACGGCTGATAGGGCAGACATATTCTTTGGGGTAGGTAATGATGCAATAAAAAAAGCAGGAGGTTTAAATGCCAATGGCAAACTCTATTATCTTCTCAAGCGTTAA
- a CDS encoding nucleotide sugar dehydrogenase, translating into MAPRAITVIGLGYVGLPLAVELSNYYKVFGYDISERRIKTLKGGEDPNGEVESSVLQASKMSFYTNPDIIAESDFLIVTVPTPIDSHRNPDLKPLIGASRTIGENMKPGTTIVYESTVYPGATEDVCIPELEKASGLKWKKDFFVGYSPERINPGDKVHTFSKITKVVSGDTEETLKNVAEVYGTAVEAGIHEAASIKVAEAAKVIENTQRDINIGLMNELKIIFDKMGISTHDVLKAAGTKWNFLPFSPGLVGGHCIGVDPYYLAFKAEELGHHPQIIMAGRRINDAMGRYFARELIKKMINNRLEIKDSKVLILGITFKEDVPDIRNSRVIDIIQELKIFGVQADVHDPQASPEDVQEEYGIALIETPVSGSYQAVVLAVKHREFVQMGEQKMSSFTVENGIFYDVKESLRT; encoded by the coding sequence ATGGCTCCGAGAGCAATAACTGTCATTGGGTTAGGGTACGTTGGATTACCTCTGGCTGTAGAGTTGTCAAATTATTATAAAGTCTTCGGTTATGACATCAGTGAAAGGCGTATCAAAACATTAAAGGGTGGTGAAGATCCAAATGGTGAAGTCGAATCATCAGTACTTCAGGCTTCTAAAATGTCTTTCTATACCAATCCAGACATTATTGCAGAATCTGACTTTCTGATTGTGACCGTTCCGACTCCAATCGATTCACACAGAAATCCTGACCTGAAACCACTCATTGGCGCATCCAGAACAATTGGCGAGAATATGAAACCGGGTACTACGATTGTTTATGAATCAACCGTTTATCCCGGGGCAACCGAGGATGTCTGTATTCCTGAATTAGAGAAAGCCTCGGGACTCAAATGGAAAAAGGATTTTTTTGTTGGCTATTCACCTGAACGGATTAACCCCGGGGATAAAGTCCACACTTTTTCCAAAATTACGAAGGTCGTTTCCGGAGATACCGAGGAGACGTTAAAGAATGTTGCCGAAGTATACGGTACCGCAGTTGAAGCGGGCATTCATGAGGCAGCCTCGATTAAGGTTGCTGAAGCCGCAAAGGTTATTGAAAATACCCAGCGTGATATTAACATCGGTCTCATGAATGAACTTAAAATAATATTTGATAAGATGGGAATTTCTACCCATGATGTTCTGAAAGCAGCTGGTACGAAATGGAATTTTCTTCCATTTTCACCAGGGCTTGTTGGTGGCCATTGTATTGGAGTTGACCCATACTACCTTGCCTTTAAAGCGGAAGAGCTCGGTCACCATCCCCAAATTATCATGGCCGGAAGACGAATCAATGATGCCATGGGCAGATATTTTGCACGGGAACTGATCAAAAAAATGATTAACAACAGGCTGGAAATTAAGGATTCAAAGGTACTGATCTTGGGAATCACCTTCAAGGAGGATGTTCCTGATATTCGAAATTCACGAGTCATCGACATAATCCAGGAGCTGAAGATTTTTGGTGTACAGGCAGATGTCCACGATCCACAAGCTTCTCCAGAAGATGTGCAGGAAGAATACGGAATTGCCTTGATTGAAACACCTGTAAGCGGTAGTTATCAAGCGGTAGTCCTGGCAGTGAAACATCGTGAATTTGTTCAGATGGGCGAGCAGAAAATGTCCTCCTTCACAGTCGAAAATGGCATTTTCTATGATGTTAAGGAATCACTTCGAACATAA
- a CDS encoding glucose-1-phosphate adenylyltransferase — protein MNKLSMNHVAGIILGGGKGTRLFPLTKTRSKPAVPLGGKYRLVDIPVSNCINSGIKKIFVITQFNSESLNRSVYETYKFDHFSNGYIRILAAEQSMESKEWLQGTADAIRKNIKHVAADMNVEYFLILSGDQLYRMDYDQIIIRHQESHTDVTIALTVVDKEKAPEFGLARVDDAGNIQAFIEKPEDPSLIETYYIPPSVKESEELDANKDYVLANMGIYVFSKQYLCSLMENSDEHDFGKHIIPSLLGKKKLTGFFHNAYWEDIGTIRAFYEANLDLASPSPKFSLFDIEHPIYAQPLFLPPSRLEECNISNSLISEGCIAHKVSIKESVIGVRSIINQDSSINKSIIMGADFYEKNLSEKRDRTPMGIGSNCIIERAIIDKNARIGNNVHIINQKKKNNLIGHGYWIRDGIVVVEKGAVIAEGTVI, from the coding sequence GTGAACAAACTGAGTATGAACCATGTTGCAGGAATTATCCTGGGTGGTGGAAAAGGAACGCGTCTCTTCCCTTTGACAAAAACGAGATCAAAACCTGCAGTCCCACTTGGAGGGAAATATCGTCTGGTCGATATTCCCGTAAGCAACTGCATTAATTCCGGAATAAAAAAAATCTTTGTTATCACCCAGTTTAATTCTGAATCTCTTAATCGAAGTGTTTACGAGACCTATAAATTTGACCATTTCTCAAATGGATATATCCGTATCCTCGCTGCTGAGCAGAGCATGGAAAGTAAGGAGTGGTTACAGGGAACGGCAGATGCGATCAGAAAAAATATTAAACACGTTGCTGCAGACATGAATGTTGAATATTTCCTTATCCTTTCCGGTGATCAGCTGTACAGGATGGACTATGATCAGATTATTATCAGGCACCAGGAAAGCCATACTGATGTTACAATAGCACTCACTGTTGTGGATAAAGAAAAGGCACCTGAATTTGGACTTGCCAGAGTCGATGATGCAGGAAACATACAAGCCTTTATCGAAAAGCCGGAAGATCCTTCCCTTATTGAAACATATTACATCCCGCCATCAGTGAAAGAATCCGAAGAGCTGGATGCAAATAAAGATTATGTCCTCGCCAACATGGGTATCTATGTTTTTTCGAAACAGTACCTCTGTTCACTGATGGAAAACAGTGACGAACACGACTTTGGAAAACATATTATTCCGAGCCTTCTTGGGAAAAAAAAATTAACGGGCTTCTTCCACAATGCCTACTGGGAAGACATTGGAACCATCAGGGCATTCTATGAGGCCAATCTCGACCTTGCTTCTCCTTCCCCGAAGTTCTCTCTCTTTGACATCGAACACCCTATTTATGCGCAACCGCTTTTTTTACCACCTTCTCGGCTGGAGGAATGTAACATCAGCAATTCACTGATTTCCGAAGGGTGTATTGCACATAAAGTCTCTATTAAAGAATCTGTAATCGGAGTTCGGAGCATCATTAATCAGGACAGCTCCATCAATAAGTCTATTATTATGGGTGCTGATTTTTATGAAAAAAATTTGTCTGAAAAAAGAGACCGGACACCAATGGGAATAGGAAGTAACTGTATCATTGAACGAGCAATCATAGATAAGAATGCACGTATTGGAAACAATGTGCACATTATCAACCAGAAGAAAAAAAATAATTTGATCGGCCATGGATATTGGATCAGGGACGGCATCGTTGTCGTAGAAAAAGGAGCCGTCATCGCTGAAGGAACGGTGATCTAG
- the rnr gene encoding ribonuclease R, with protein MTDVEKKVTKLINSRKYKPMSASELAEQCNIEDSEYRQFCTQLHDLELKGIIVQVKKKLYANPKRANLMVGKLECNRKGFGFVVPLQKETSSDIYVNEADMSNAMHGDIVVVRLPSPTMKGRKKRNKESGKIVNILHHANETVIGTFKRSDYLSYVAPDNHAICRDIYVSHEQAKDIKNNDKVVVKINQWPNRHLNAEGSIIEVLGQSDDPAVDTRSIIYQFQLPFIFSKEVHAETKSLPLSIGQDDLSNRIDLRNEFIITIDPDDAKDFDDAISLNRDDSGNWLLGVHITDVSYYVRYDTELDREARKRGTSVYFPGTVIPMLPEILSNGICSLKEGEDRLTKSVLCTYSPDGILLRSEIKHSIINVKKRLTYDNATKIILEKSGGNLKTIKSDHLTHSLSIMCTFAKILYEKRLRGGALELNLPEITIKTGKSGIIDSIEKVTRDISHIIIEEFMIAANQIVAKFMHANNLPSLYRIHAEPDEDKMDDFAEFIFLCLGKRVNPFDNRVLQTFLNEISTHPESYTINMMLLKSLNKAVYSAAQAPHYALAVDHYTHFTSPIRRYPDLIIHRLLDMYLSGELKSSKVKGQWEEIISGWADHCSFTEKRSEEAEREIIKLKLLRYLEEHMDKVMQGVITGIQEYGLFVQLDDLLLDGLIHIRTLTDDFYKLDKKRVSLIGTRRGRIFRFGDIVTVKITKIDLLKREVDFMLA; from the coding sequence ATGACTGATGTAGAAAAAAAAGTAACAAAACTGATCAATAGTAGAAAATATAAACCTATGAGTGCATCCGAATTAGCAGAACAGTGCAACATAGAAGATTCAGAATACCGGCAGTTTTGTACACAATTACACGATCTTGAATTAAAAGGCATAATCGTTCAGGTGAAGAAAAAGCTCTACGCAAACCCAAAAAGAGCCAACCTGATGGTGGGAAAACTGGAATGCAACCGAAAAGGTTTCGGATTTGTTGTTCCTCTACAGAAAGAAACATCTTCTGATATCTATGTAAATGAAGCGGACATGAGTAACGCCATGCACGGAGATATAGTCGTAGTAAGATTGCCTTCTCCAACAATGAAAGGGAGAAAAAAAAGAAATAAGGAATCAGGGAAGATCGTTAACATTTTGCATCACGCAAACGAAACTGTCATTGGTACTTTCAAGAGAAGTGATTATCTCAGCTACGTTGCACCAGACAATCATGCAATCTGTAGAGACATTTACGTCTCTCATGAGCAAGCAAAGGATATAAAGAATAATGACAAAGTTGTTGTTAAGATCAACCAATGGCCAAACAGGCATCTCAATGCTGAAGGATCCATTATCGAAGTTCTGGGGCAGAGTGATGATCCAGCCGTTGATACCCGTTCAATCATTTATCAGTTTCAGCTTCCTTTTATATTCAGCAAAGAGGTTCATGCTGAAACAAAATCTCTTCCTCTCTCGATAGGGCAAGATGACCTCAGCAACCGAATTGACCTTCGAAACGAATTCATCATAACCATTGATCCCGATGATGCAAAAGATTTTGATGACGCAATTTCACTCAACAGAGACGACAGCGGAAATTGGTTGCTCGGCGTTCATATAACGGATGTTTCTTACTACGTCCGCTATGACACCGAGCTTGATAGAGAAGCACGAAAGCGTGGTACGAGTGTCTATTTTCCAGGTACCGTTATACCCATGCTTCCAGAAATACTATCCAACGGTATCTGCAGTCTGAAAGAGGGAGAGGATAGATTGACCAAGAGTGTTTTGTGTACCTACTCTCCCGATGGTATTTTGCTCCGTTCTGAGATAAAACACTCAATCATAAATGTGAAAAAAAGGCTGACCTATGATAATGCAACAAAAATAATACTGGAAAAAAGCGGAGGGAATCTGAAAACCATAAAATCCGATCATTTAACACATTCGCTGTCAATCATGTGTACGTTTGCAAAGATCCTCTATGAAAAACGGTTAAGGGGCGGAGCTCTTGAACTCAACCTGCCTGAAATAACTATCAAAACTGGCAAATCAGGTATTATTGATTCTATTGAAAAGGTAACGAGAGATATCTCACACATCATCATTGAAGAGTTTATGATTGCGGCAAATCAAATCGTAGCAAAATTTATGCATGCAAACAACCTTCCATCACTATACCGAATTCATGCAGAACCGGACGAAGACAAAATGGATGACTTTGCTGAATTTATATTTCTTTGTTTGGGTAAGAGGGTAAATCCTTTTGATAATAGAGTATTACAAACCTTTCTGAATGAAATCAGCACCCATCCTGAAAGTTATACAATAAACATGATGCTGCTGAAGTCCTTGAATAAGGCCGTCTACTCTGCTGCCCAGGCGCCCCATTATGCACTTGCGGTGGATCACTATACACACTTCACCTCGCCAATTCGTCGTTACCCTGACTTGATCATACACCGGCTCCTGGACATGTATCTTTCAGGAGAGCTGAAATCAAGCAAGGTCAAAGGCCAGTGGGAAGAGATCATTTCCGGCTGGGCAGATCACTGCTCGTTCACCGAAAAAAGGTCAGAGGAAGCTGAACGTGAGATAATAAAACTAAAGCTCCTCAGATATCTGGAAGAACACATGGACAAAGTAATGCAGGGTGTCATAACCGGTATTCAGGAATACGGTCTTTTTGTACAATTAGATGATCTCCTGCTAGACGGACTTATCCACATCAGGACACTCACTGATGATTTTTACAAACTCGATAAAAAAAGGGTTTCTTTGATAGGCACCAGGAGAGGCAGAATATTTCGATTTGGAGATATCGTAACGGTCAAAATCACCAAGATAGACTTGCTGAAAAGAGAAGTAGATTTTATGCTGGCATAA
- a CDS encoding HD domain-containing protein, protein MIKKYISQFSSGDVIDTVFLVQRKELRTTKNGSLYIQTQLADRTGVIDARMWDASPRFFESLEDDAFLRIKGKAEIYQNRMQLIILSISKTDQSEIKLADFLPSTERNINDMYSELRTIVNSIKQPYLKKLVTVFFDDKELCRSFCSAPAAVQYHHAFLGGLLEHTLSVAQAGVKIAHLYPALNRDLLICGILFHDIGKITELCYERNLHYSDEGQLLGHLISGIQIVEEKAKQVEGFPKTLLDLLKHMILSHHGEYEWGSPKLPMTVEALALHYLDNLDAKMHAFNKAIANDKDSQDNWTGFNKMFERKLFKKSGDYFD, encoded by the coding sequence ATGATAAAAAAATATATATCTCAATTCAGCAGCGGCGACGTAATTGACACTGTATTTCTGGTACAAAGGAAAGAACTGCGAACGACCAAGAACGGTTCATTATACATCCAGACGCAGCTAGCCGACCGCACAGGTGTAATTGATGCGAGAATGTGGGATGCCAGTCCCCGTTTTTTTGAATCTCTTGAGGATGACGCATTCTTAAGGATTAAGGGAAAAGCGGAGATTTATCAGAACCGGATGCAATTAATCATTCTCAGCATTTCAAAAACAGATCAGTCAGAGATAAAACTTGCCGATTTCCTCCCCAGCACAGAAAGAAATATTAATGACATGTATTCCGAACTCAGGACCATTGTCAATTCGATTAAACAGCCATATTTAAAAAAACTGGTAACTGTCTTTTTTGATGACAAAGAATTGTGCAGAAGTTTCTGTTCTGCACCTGCTGCAGTTCAGTATCATCATGCATTTCTGGGAGGATTATTAGAGCACACATTGTCCGTTGCACAGGCAGGAGTAAAGATAGCACATCTCTATCCAGCCCTTAACAGGGATTTATTGATATGTGGGATACTATTCCACGACATAGGGAAAATAACCGAACTCTGTTATGAAAGAAACCTCCACTATTCAGACGAAGGTCAGCTCCTGGGACACTTGATATCAGGAATACAAATAGTTGAGGAAAAAGCAAAACAGGTTGAAGGTTTTCCTAAAACGTTGTTGGATCTTTTAAAGCACATGATTCTAAGCCACCATGGAGAATATGAGTGGGGGTCACCAAAACTTCCGATGACGGTAGAAGCCCTTGCACTTCATTATCTCGACAATCTTGACGCAAAGATGCACGCATTTAACAAGGCTATTGCAAATGATAAAGATTCTCAAGACAACTGGACCGGCTTTAATAAGATGTTTGAAAGAAAATTGTTTAAAAAGAGTGGCGATTATTTCGATTAG
- a CDS encoding GIY-YIG nuclease family protein, producing MKAGIYHLIIKFPGKKVIKVGRLGAFLFPKGFYVYTGSAQVGLGKRVARHLSQEKKLHWHIDYLLQFGEIVDVLTIHGAKNRECVLSNQIALSLGGRVIAEKFGSSDCKCRTHLYFFEHTPEIKNLLRGAKKYRTVKKEDFTGC from the coding sequence ATGAAGGCAGGCATCTATCATCTCATCATAAAATTTCCCGGGAAAAAAGTGATTAAAGTTGGTCGACTTGGAGCATTTCTCTTCCCGAAAGGGTTTTATGTCTACACGGGCAGTGCTCAGGTGGGTCTTGGGAAGAGGGTTGCGAGACATCTTTCACAAGAGAAGAAACTGCACTGGCATATAGACTATTTACTACAATTTGGAGAAATTGTGGATGTCTTGACCATTCATGGAGCAAAAAACAGGGAGTGTGTCCTGAGTAATCAGATAGCACTTAGTCTGGGTGGAAGAGTCATTGCAGAGAAATTTGGTTCTTCAGATTGTAAATGTAGAACACACCTCTATTTTTTTGAGCATACACCAGAAATAAAGAATCTGCTCCGGGGAGCAAAAAAATACAGAACAGTAAAAAAAGAGGATTTTACCGGGTGTTAG
- a CDS encoding FKBP-type peptidyl-prolyl cis-trans isomerase → MKLCAVNKWIVACSIVCALLRSTVVYAESHHEQESTKAAESHTEEAAHTAEEEHAGETVHTSADAHKEAAADTTEKEREKTAASKESESHKKDHETETSETPTDIGLTVSSDKIVSIEYTLMLEDKSVQDSNVGKDPLNFVYGSNDIIPGLELALDGMKVGESKHVVVEPEHGYGPIDHEKYREISKDKLPPDALVVGTPLQGQNASGKVVQAWVAEIKEDTVILNFNHRLAGQTLYFDVKVVDIKEMEERAKADSSSE, encoded by the coding sequence ATGAAATTATGTGCTGTAAATAAGTGGATAGTTGCTTGTTCAATAGTTTGTGCCCTATTGCGTTCGACGGTCGTTTATGCTGAGTCTCATCATGAGCAGGAGTCAACCAAAGCAGCAGAGAGTCATACTGAAGAGGCTGCTCACACCGCAGAGGAAGAACACGCAGGAGAAACCGTTCACACATCAGCCGATGCCCATAAAGAAGCTGCTGCCGATACAACAGAGAAAGAGAGAGAAAAAACAGCTGCCTCAAAAGAATCGGAATCTCATAAGAAAGATCATGAAACGGAAACATCAGAAACACCCACAGATATTGGATTAACGGTATCATCTGACAAAATAGTCTCGATTGAATATACCCTCATGCTGGAAGACAAGTCAGTACAGGATTCAAACGTAGGTAAAGATCCGTTAAATTTCGTCTATGGTTCCAATGATATTATTCCGGGACTGGAGTTAGCGTTGGATGGCATGAAGGTCGGGGAGAGCAAACACGTTGTTGTTGAACCTGAACATGGTTATGGACCAATCGATCATGAAAAGTATCGTGAGATCAGTAAGGATAAACTGCCACCGGACGCTCTGGTAGTTGGTACTCCACTTCAGGGGCAGAATGCCAGTGGAAAAGTTGTTCAGGCCTGGGTAGCAGAGATTAAGGAAGATACGGTTATCCTCAACTTCAATCATCGTCTGGCTGGTCAAACTCTTTACTTTGATGTTAAGGTAGTTGATATCAAAGAGATGGAAGAGAGAGCCAAGGCAGACAGCTCATCGGAATAG
- a CDS encoding 3-deoxy-D-manno-octulosonic acid transferase has translation MEFLIDGIYIGLSIVLSPWITYLFISRKKFRQGIWDRFGFCSLTGLQKETIWIHGSSVGEIMLLKPLISHLERELPETPFIITAFTPTGKLAAQKYFPHHKVLYFPLDLSFIVKRFFRLLRPRVIIIFESEFWPNFIYSAHKQKIPIVLLNGKISGRSLCIYRKMLFFRRVLSTISALAVQNEEYACRFRLLGIPQGKITTTGNMKYDLVSEPDNKTKSFFREKFGYPDNKIILIGGSTHPGEDEALLYAFSRLRNEGYHLELLIVPRYPENVTNIETIVRGYHYAPIRKTLLDKQKIRNTDDFSDSVLIVDTIGELNTMYRIADIAYVGGSLFYRGSNKGGHNMMEPAILGLAILFGPYNYAFQDTVNDLMRAEAAVMVRDREELYGELKEFLRNPEKISRLGESARDVIVKNRGATRRNFELLRPYL, from the coding sequence ATGGAATTTTTAATAGATGGCATATATATAGGATTGTCCATTGTTCTCTCACCATGGATTACGTACCTTTTTATTTCCAGAAAGAAATTTCGACAGGGGATATGGGACCGTTTTGGATTTTGTTCACTTACAGGGCTTCAAAAAGAGACGATATGGATCCATGGATCTTCGGTTGGTGAGATCATGCTGCTCAAACCCCTGATAAGTCATCTTGAGAGAGAATTACCGGAAACACCCTTCATCATCACTGCCTTTACCCCTACAGGCAAACTCGCTGCGCAGAAGTATTTTCCCCACCACAAGGTGTTATATTTTCCGCTTGATCTCTCGTTTATTGTAAAAAGGTTCTTTCGGTTATTAAGACCAAGAGTTATCATTATTTTTGAATCGGAATTTTGGCCAAATTTTATTTATTCTGCCCATAAGCAAAAGATCCCGATTGTTCTCCTGAATGGGAAAATTTCCGGGAGATCTCTTTGTATATATAGAAAAATGTTATTTTTCAGGCGAGTGCTATCTACTATTTCTGCTCTGGCGGTACAAAACGAAGAATATGCATGCCGTTTCCGTTTACTGGGAATTCCGCAGGGGAAAATAACAACTACGGGTAATATGAAATACGATTTAGTAAGTGAGCCCGATAATAAGACGAAGTCTTTTTTCCGGGAAAAATTTGGTTACCCGGATAATAAGATAATACTCATCGGAGGGAGTACTCACCCTGGTGAGGATGAAGCACTGCTGTATGCCTTCAGCAGATTAAGAAATGAGGGTTATCATCTGGAATTACTCATAGTACCCCGTTACCCTGAAAATGTTACAAATATTGAAACTATTGTCAGGGGCTATCACTATGCACCGATCAGAAAGACATTGCTTGATAAACAGAAGATCAGGAATACGGATGATTTTTCAGATAGCGTGCTCATAGTAGACACCATTGGAGAATTAAATACGATGTATCGTATTGCAGACATAGCCTATGTTGGAGGAAGTTTATTTTACCGGGGAAGCAATAAAGGAGGTCATAACATGATGGAACCGGCAATTCTCGGTCTGGCCATTTTGTTTGGGCCTTATAATTACGCATTTCAGGATACCGTTAACGACTTAATGAGGGCAGAAGCTGCAGTAATGGTACGTGACAGGGAAGAACTTTATGGTGAATTAAAGGAGTTTTTACGGAATCCTGAAAAAATATCACGTTTAGGGGAATCTGCCCGTGATGTGATTGTAAAGAACCGGGGTGCAACCAGGCGCAATTTTGAATTATTACGCCCATATCTGTGA
- the kdsA gene encoding 3-deoxy-8-phosphooctulonate synthase, with protein sequence MSKRTVKVGNIDCGADKLFLISGPCVIEEESLMLKTAETLKTITAELSIPLIFKSSFQKDNRSSASYYTGPGIEKGLRILEKIKQEFKIPVISDVHYPHQIDEASDVLDVIQIPAYLCMQTELLLIAAKTNKPVNIKHGQFLAPENMIKPVKKVEETGSREIMLTERGYTFGYNDLVVDPRSFYYLNKIGYPVIFDITHCIRRYGIPSSDPKGGTREFLPVIARSGVAAGIDGLFIETHPDPPNARCDAASQIPVKELKGFVQPLIEIHTLVKSLKNNSF encoded by the coding sequence ATGTCAAAAAGGACGGTAAAGGTTGGAAACATAGATTGCGGCGCAGATAAACTGTTTCTTATTTCAGGCCCGTGTGTCATCGAGGAAGAATCTTTAATGTTGAAGACTGCTGAGACATTGAAGACCATAACTGCTGAGTTATCTATTCCCCTTATCTTCAAGTCTTCTTTCCAGAAAGATAATAGAAGTTCGGCAAGTTATTATACCGGTCCGGGTATTGAGAAGGGACTGCGTATTTTAGAAAAGATTAAGCAGGAATTTAAAATCCCCGTTATATCAGACGTGCATTACCCCCATCAGATTGATGAAGCAAGTGATGTTCTTGATGTTATTCAAATTCCCGCATATTTGTGTATGCAGACTGAGCTCCTCCTTATCGCGGCAAAGACAAACAAACCCGTTAACATAAAGCATGGTCAATTTCTCGCTCCGGAAAACATGATCAAACCCGTAAAAAAGGTTGAAGAAACCGGTTCAAGGGAAATCATGTTGACCGAACGGGGCTACACATTCGGCTATAATGATCTCGTTGTAGATCCCAGGAGTTTCTATTATTTAAACAAGATTGGATATCCGGTTATCTTTGATATTACTCATTGTATAAGGCGATATGGTATACCAAGTTCGGACCCTAAAGGCGGGACCAGAGAATTTTTACCCGTTATCGCCCGATCCGGTGTGGCAGCCGGTATTGATGGACTGTTTATTGAGACCCATCCCGATCCCCCAAATGCCAGATGTGATGCAGCAAGTCAAATACCTGTTAAAGAGCTAAAAGGATTTGTGCAGCCTCTCATAGAGATACACACACTGGTAAAAAGCCTGAAAAACAACTCTTTTTAA
- a CDS encoding CBS domain-containing protein, with product MELFLDSVDFSEIEEAFSTGVFAGLTTTPTFMHRHGIADVDGAIAKLSGMVPMLHVEALGESYEETISEANRILNLPLKNRPVFKIPVFDQGIKACRTLVNTGHQVNVHLIYTLNQAYMAANAGATYICPLVGRLHDQGHDAMALIAQSITMVERYNYPTKVMVSSVRHPEHVRQAVLLGAHACTVPWNVFKRLTENTLTTLGIEQFYEHTKLMTLKVRDVIRSENPVCRSSDSIMDAIVKMTESKLGAVSVVDDGNTLLGIFTDGDLRRHLKTEGKSITNKKMSDFQYKKCVLINVDALLYEAVNLFKENQIDNIIVVENAQPLGMLDIQDFVKMGLIG from the coding sequence ATGGAACTATTTTTGGATTCTGTTGATTTTTCAGAGATAGAAGAGGCATTCAGTACAGGAGTTTTTGCCGGGCTGACAACAACACCAACATTCATGCACAGACATGGCATCGCTGATGTTGACGGGGCTATAGCCAAACTATCAGGTATGGTCCCAATGCTGCACGTAGAAGCCCTGGGTGAGAGCTATGAAGAGACCATCAGCGAGGCAAACAGGATTCTTAATCTTCCGTTAAAAAACAGACCGGTATTCAAGATCCCCGTCTTTGACCAGGGAATCAAGGCCTGCCGGACACTTGTCAATACGGGACATCAAGTTAACGTACATCTCATTTACACTCTCAACCAGGCATATATGGCAGCGAATGCCGGTGCAACTTATATCTGCCCGCTGGTAGGACGGTTACACGATCAGGGGCATGACGCTATGGCCCTGATTGCACAGTCCATTACTATGGTTGAACGGTATAACTATCCTACAAAGGTCATGGTTTCTTCTGTTCGGCACCCGGAACACGTGAGACAGGCTGTTTTACTGGGTGCTCACGCATGTACTGTCCCCTGGAACGTCTTCAAAAGGCTGACGGAAAACACACTGACTACGCTTGGTATAGAACAGTTTTACGAACACACCAAGCTCATGACCTTGAAGGTAAGAGACGTCATCAGGTCAGAAAACCCTGTCTGCAGATCTTCTGATTCCATCATGGATGCAATAGTAAAAATGACAGAATCGAAGCTTGGCGCAGTATCTGTGGTCGATGATGGCAACACCCTTTTAGGAATTTTTACTGATGGAGACCTTCGCAGACACTTGAAAACAGAAGGTAAAAGTATAACAAACAAGAAGATGTCAGACTTCCAATACAAAAAGTGTGTTTTGATCAATGTAGATGCACTCCTTTATGAAGCCGTAAACCTTTTTAAAGAGAACCAAATTGACAACATAATTGTTGTTGAAAATGCACAGCCATTGGGAATGTTGGACATCCAGGATTTTGTAAAAATGGGGCTTATCGGATAA